From a single Eleginops maclovinus isolate JMC-PN-2008 ecotype Puerto Natales chromosome 2, JC_Emac_rtc_rv5, whole genome shotgun sequence genomic region:
- the LOC134875893 gene encoding LOW QUALITY PROTEIN: cingulin-like protein 1 (The sequence of the model RefSeq protein was modified relative to this genomic sequence to represent the inferred CDS: inserted 1 base in 1 codon), protein MESHKQSGSPDIRIQRGYMKQQSPRGSQDDLFGVRVQIQGIKGQPYVVMNSSGQEIHRDVSVITHQAGYNPGMVRRSWDERRSPSESQRSASSSEFHYQKHPEILRPYDPESNNLDIVLPSAASVARPSQLNTSPLPETVKKPRIPLPAEGPVGDQSDVTPLSGRQVPARSPNSVESDSFLSVGKLISQFNSSQRRGRGGPRNRLDPEQCRRSRSVDSGRTSESSSSSSSSSRASSLXGSQGRDPGGIYPPGSARARLLGGESSLAREENKNNTSLKGNNGKETISTHAAKLLHRAEKPSRSRSCSDQTEEFDERDAQQVTPDLLKGQQELSVDATEDTAKQILFTYLKDGTTDDDSTTEKKVTLLLEKVNKDYAAEVKFLQDKQAALQKEVSQLKLQLETEIKNEKTLAKACEKARTEKKKLEEDLAKCQEELCRLSNRLAQMEAELQSTKQELTRMKAERERSKTEMKDLQQQLSEMHDELDQAKKAEVINTQKEVLLEEMAHLRLDFQEILQVKEEQEEVLHHRERELSALKGALKEEVETHDAYMAALKEEYEKELQRLFRDLELAQENSTVLDQKKAEVEEERGAAKVQLKEMSQDRDQLRGKVQELNNKLDQLSQAIQESKNTERLLEQRVKQLEREKQQVEEVLRDVRRNEEDMCQSSQSLLTRLEDVQGKLTKLNHDHRDLKEKLKEERRQIEELWKTKTELEDERTLQDRNMEQLQRKMNIIMEECEASTDVLQGQVDEAREKNQRELDDLRRQLQEKGAELEKSRQAAKKLQEELLPLEEDLRRCRREQQEAQLRGRQLEQRVEELEERNAATLGERERQVKLMEGRISQLEEDLNDERCSADRLMERLDKTKEQMDQMRAELMQERAVRQDLECDKLSLERQNKDLKSRVTHLEGSQRTNQDSLVSKLNSRIQELEERLQGEERDNNSLQQANRKLERKVKEMKMQTDEEHINLQTQRDQLTQRLKTAKRQMDEAEEEIERLEHSKKKLQREVDEHIEANEQLHGQLSLMRNEMRRKRKSPPLSKVGEDNGNDMDDLGSD, encoded by the exons ATGGAATCTCACAAGCAGAGCGGCTCGCCGGACATCAGGATACAGAGGGGTTACATGAAGCAGCAGAGTCCCAGAGGCAGCCAGGACGACTTGTTCGGGGTCAGGGTGCAGATCCAAGGGATTAAAGGTCAACCCTACGTGGTTATGAACAGTTCTGGCCAGGAAATCCACCGGGATGTCTCTGTCATCACTCACCAGGCGGGGTACAATCCTGGCATGGTGAGGAGGTCTTGGGATGAAAGACGCTCTCCCTCTGAGTCACAGAGGTCTGCATCCTCCTCTGAGTTTCATTATCAGAAACATCCAGAGATACTGAGACCTTATGACCCAGAGAGTAATAACCTGGACATAGTTCTACCTTCAGCAGCATCAGTCGCTCGACCTTCACAGCTGAACACCAGCCCTCTTCCTGAGACTGTGAAGAAACCCAGGATCCCTCTGCCTGCTGAGGGCCCAGTGGGAGACCAGAgtgatgtgacccctctctcaggTAGACAAGTTCCCGCAAGGTCGCCCAACTCAGTGGAGTCAGATTCTTTCTTGTCTGTTGGGAAGCTAATAAGCCAGTTCAACAGCAGCCagcggagaggaagaggaggcccGAGGAACCGGTTGGACCCGGAGCAGTGTCGAAGGTCACGCAGCGTGGACAGTGGTCGAACCTCGGagtcctcttcatcctcctcttcctccagcagAGCCTCGTCTC AAGGCAGTCAGGGGCGAGACCCAGGTGGGATTTATCCTCCGGGATCAGCCAGGGCTCGACTCCTCGGCGGAGAATCTTCTCTGGCGAGGGaggagaacaaaaacaacacatcgCTTAAAGGAAATAATGGAAAGGAGACAATTTCCACACATGCTGCGAAATTACTTCACAGAGCAGAGAAACCATCGAGATCCAGATCATGTAGTGACCAGACTGAGGAATTTGATGAGAGAGATGCACAG CAGGTCACTCCTGATCTTCTGAAAGGACAGCAAGAACTCTCAGTAGACGCAACTGAAGACACAGCCAAACAAATACTCTTCACCTACCTCAAGGACGG GACGACTGATGATGACTCCACCACTGAGAAGAAAGTTACCCTGCTGCTTGAAAAGGTCAACAAG GATTATGCAGCCGAGGTGAAGTTTTTGCAAGACAAACAGGCAGCGCTGCAGAAAGAAGTGTCTCAATTAAAACTACAACTGGAAACAGAGATTAAG AATGAAAAGACTCTGGCCAAAGCTTGTGAAAAGGCcaggacagagaaaaagaaacttGAGGAAGATTTGGCCAAATGTCAGGAGGAGCTGTGCAGACTCAGCAACCGACTGGCTCAGATGGAGGCCGAACTTCAGTCCACCAAACAGGA GCTGACTCGCATGAaggcagaaagagaaagatctAAGACGGAGATGAAAGATCTTCAGCAACAGCTCTCTGAGATGCACGATGAGCTGGATCAAGCCAAAAAGGCTGAAgtgataaacacacagaaagaagtccTCCTAGAG GAAATGGCGCATTTGCGTCTGGACTTTCAGGAGATTCTACAGgtgaaggaggagcaggaggaggtgcTGCACCACAGGGAGAGGGAGCTAAGTGCCCTGAAGGGGGCGCTcaaagaggaggtggagacTCATGATGCTTACATGGCCGCTCTGAAGGAGGAATATGAAAAGGAGCTTCAAAGGCTGTTCAGGGATTTAGAGCTGGCTCAAGAG AACAGTACTGTGCTGGATCAAAAGAAGGCGGAagtagaggaggagagaggagcagctaAGGTGCAGTTGAAGGAGATGAGCCAGGACAGAGATCAGCTGAGAGGGAAGGTGCAGGAGCTGAACAACAAGCTGGATCAGCTGAGTCAGGCTATCCAGGAGtccaaaaacacagagaggctgCTGGAGCAGAGAGTGAAGCAGCTTGAG AGGGAAAAGCAGCAGGTGGAGGAAGTGCTGAGAGATGTGAGGAGGAACGAGGAGGACATGTGTCAGTCCAGCCAGTCGCTGCTCACTCGCTTGGAGGACGTGCAG GGTAAGTTGACCAAACTTAATCATGACCATAGGGACCTGAAGGAGAAGCtcaaggaggagaggagacaaatAGAGGAGCTGTGGAAGACCAAAACTGAGCTGGAAGATGAGAGGACGCTGCAGGATAGGAATATGGAGCAACTGCAGAGGAAG ATGAACATCATTATGGAGGAGTGCGAGGCGTCTACAGATGTTCTTCAGGGCCAGGTCGATGAGGCCAGAGAGAAGAATCAGAGGGAGTTGGACGATCTGCGGAGACAGCTGCAGGAAAAGGGAGCAGAGCTGGAGAAGTCCCGACAAGCAGCCAAAAAACTTCAGGAAGAG CTGCTTCCTCTGGAGGAGGATCTGCGGCGGTGTCGCAGGGAGCAGCAGGAGGCCCAGCTGAGGGGCCGGCAGTTGGAGCAGagggtggaggagctggaggagaggaacGCTGCCACGCTGGGAGAGCGGGAGCGCCAGGTCAAACTCATGGAG GGACGAATCAGCCAGTTAGAAGAAGATCTCAATGATGAGCGCTGCAGTGCTGACCGCCTGATGGAACGACTCGACAAAACCAAAGAGCAG ATGGATCAGATGAGGGCCGAGCTGATGCAGGAGAGGGCCGTCAGACAGGACCTGGAGTGTGACAAGCTGAGCCTGGAGAGACAG AATAAAGACCTGAAGAGCAGAGTGACTCATCTGGAGGGATCACAGAGGACCAACCAGGATTCACTCGTCTCCAAACTTAACAGCCGCATCCAGGAACTTGAGGAAAGGTTGCAAGGAGAAGAGAG AGACAACAACAGCCTGCAACAAGCAAACCGCAAGCTGGAGCGCAAGGTGAAAGAGATGAAGATGCAGACAGATGAGGAGCACATCAACCTGCAGACCCAGAGAGACCAG CTGACTCAGAGACTGAAGACGGCAAAGAGGCAGATGGATGAAGCGGAGGAGGAGATCGAGCGTCTGGAGCACTCTAAAAAGAAGCTGCAGAGGGAAGTGGACGAGCACATCGAGGCCAACGAGCAGCTTCATGGCCAACTGAGCTTGATGCGCAACGAGATGAG GCGCAAGAGGAAATCGCCTCCTCTCAGTAAGGTCGGGGAAGACAACGGGAACGACATGGATGACTTGGGATCTGATTGA
- the LOC134875904 gene encoding aquaporin-9-like has protein sequence MEKKQKKSMRQRCALKHGIFKEFLAEFLGTFVLVLFGVGSVAQTVLSRNTLGEPLTVHIGFSVGLMMAAYVAGGVSGGHVNPAVSLAMVILGKLKIWKFPFYVIAQFLGAFAGAAAVFGLYYDAFMDFTSGILSVTGINATGHIFASYPARHLTILGGFIDQVVGTGMLVLCILAIIDGGNIGAPKGVEPLAIGLIIMAIGVSMGLNCGYPLNPARDLGPRLFTAVAGWGMEVFSTGDYWWWIPVVGPMVGGVVAAVVYYALIELHHPRAEPETTHEEEEEDEEDDDEGDSIKDKYEMIAMS, from the exons atggagaaaaaacagaagaaaagcaTGAGGCAGCGCTGTGCTCTCAAACATGGAATATTCAAGGAATTCCTGGCAGAATTCCTGGGGACATTTGTCTTGGTT TTGTTCGGCGTTGGCTCAGTCGCTCAGACCGTCCTCAGTCGAAACACCCTGGGCGAGCCTCTCACCGTCCACATCGGCTTCTCCGTGGGGCTGATGATGGCAGCGTACGTGGCCGGTGGAGTCTCAG GGGGCCATGTGAACCCTGCTGTTTCCCTGGCCATGGTGATTCTGGGCAAACTGAAGATCTGGAAGTTCCCCTTCTATGTCATTGCTCAGTTTCTTGGTGCTTttgctggagctgctgcagtcTTTGGATTATACTATG ATGCTTTCATGGACTTCACCAGTGGGATTCTGTCAGTCACAGGAATCAATGCAACAGGTCACATTTTTGCTTCCTACCCGGCGAGACACCTGACGATCCTCGGTGGTTTCATCGATCAG gtggTGGGGACGGGGATGCTGGTGCTGTGCATTCTGGCTATTATTGACGGCGGTAACATCGGAGCTCCTAAAGGTGTGGAGCCGCTGGCCATTGGTCTCATCATCATGGCCATCGGTGTGTCCATGGGACTGAACTGTGGATACCCCCTGAACCCTGCCAGGGACCTGGGCCCCAGACTCTTCACAGCTGTAGCAGGGTGGGGGATGGAGGTCTTCAG CACCGGAGACTACTGGTGGTGGATCCCGGTGGTGGGGCCCATGGTGGGGGGCGTGGTCGCAGCCGTCGTCTACTACGCGCTCATCGAGCTGCACCACCCCCGTGCCGAGCCCGAGACAACccacgaggaggaggaggaagacgaggaagaCGATGATGAGGGGGATAGCATCAAGGACAAATATGAGATGATCGCCATgagctaa
- the LOC134874291 gene encoding transcription factor 12-like codes for MYCAHPVSGTGNNSMMYCYNMKPVYGQSPNNDDDINQNSSFHPSSKAHSNVFASTFFEGTSNSPDIWNAVNGLNQQGYEGALGAAHQTQTGSYSSLQPAQHSHLNYSPHSVVAADMNRGLPPMSTFHRNNTAARTPTINTSDNSTVSGSKGHVSGGSQTGDTLGKALASIYSPDHTSSSFPSSSSTPARSPSPNATEPAGTNMWPRSSAQAPVSPHYESSLISLSQVEDRLDRLDDVIHVLRNHAVGPTAGLPADIHGLLNQNLQGLLGSSSTLPLTCHTPAMVEAVNMNNNHQAFQSRTQNGHPYPVKQRATLQHMQSAGSNLELKMESREREETMHTNHSHSSDSQRSDEESENKTHGDNSQCNSIHEDEDLTPEQKVERERDRRMANNARERLRVRDINEAFKELGHMCQLHLKSEKPQTKLLVLHQAVAVILSLEQQVRERNLNPKAACLRRREEEKASAVMADQQSMHLAFHPSMTDSSNPMGHL; via the exons ATGTACTGTGCTCATCCTGTCTCTGGCACAGGCAACAACTCAATGATGTATTGCTACAACATGAAACCG GTTTATGGGCAGTCTCCCAATAATGATGATGACATCAACCAGAACTCGTCTTTTCATCCGTCCTCCAAGGCCCACAGCAATGTGTTTGCAAGCACCTTCTTTG aGGGGACAAGCAATTCGCCCGACATCTGGAATGCTGTAAATGGTCTGAACCAGCAGGGCTATGAAGGTGCACTGGGAGCCGCACACCAAACACAGACGGGGAGCTACAGCAGCCTGCAGCCGGCGCAGCACAGTCACCTG AACTACTCTCCACACTCAGTGGTGGCTGCAGACATGAACAGGGGTCTCCCTCCAATGTCCACCTTTCACCGCAACAACACAGCAGCACGCACGCCGACAATCAACACCTCAGACAATTCAACAG tCTCAGGAAGCAAGGGACATGTGTCAGGAGGATCACAGACAGGCGATACCTTGGGCAAAGCTCTGGCCTCT ATTTATTCCCCCGAtcacaccagcagcagcttcccCTCCAGCTCGTCCACACCAGCGAGGTCTCCGTCCCCGAATGCAACTGAACCTGCAG GTACCAACATGTGGCCTCGGAGTTCAGCCCAAGCACCAGTTTCCCCACACTATGAGTCTTCACTTATATCATTG TCTCAGGTGGAGGACCGGCTGGACAGACTGGACGATGTGATCCACGTCCTGAGGAACCACGCTGTGGGCCCCACGGCCGGCCTGCCCGCTGACATCCACGGCCTGCTAAACCAGAACCTGCAAGGCCTCCTGGGATCATCCAGCACCCTGCCGCTCACCTGCCACACTCCAGCCATG GTTGAAGCTGTCAATATGAACAACAACCATCAAGCCTTCCAGAGCCGCACACAAAATGGCCACCCGTACCCAGTCAAACAGAGGGCCACGCTACAACACATGCAAAGTGCAG GAAGTAATCTGGAGCTGAAGATGGAGAGCAGGGAACGGGAAGAGACGATGCACACCAACCACAGTCACAGCTCTGACAGCCAGAGATCGGATGAGGAGAgcgaaaacaaaacacatggaGATAACAGCCAATGTAACAG TATCCATGAGGATGAGGATCTGACCCCAGAGCAGAAGGTCGAACGTGAGCGCGACAGGAGGATGGCCAACAACGCCCGTGAACGCCTGCGTGTGCGGGACATCAACGAGGCCTTTAAGGAGCTGGGTCACATGTGTCAGCTGCACCTGAAAAGCGAGAAGCCCCAGACCAAGCTGCTGGTGCTGCACCAGGCTGTAGCTGTGATCCTCAGCCTGGAACAACAAGTCAGAG AGAGGAACCTGAACCCGAAGGCAGcatgtctgaggaggagagaggaagagaaggcgTCTGCAGTCATGGCGGATCAACAGTCCATGCATCTCGCTTTCCATCCCAGTATGACTGACTCATCAAACCCCATGGGCCACCTCTGA